The DNA segment CAATTCAAAGGCTCTATTCCTAGAAGACTTGTAGCAAAATGTTGTATTGACTCACTAAGTAACAAACAATCTATAAATAAAATAATTGAAGTAACAAGTTCCAGTAAGAATAAAAAAATTTCTTTTAAAAAAGCTATGCAAACTATCTAAAAGATGTAAAAATAAACATAAACTATGAAGATAAGCCCAAAGATTGATGCATTGCAATTAATGCTCACTGACTTACGAACCAGAAATGAGCCCATAAGGCATAAAGCAGCATTTAAAGGGTGCCAACCTGAGTTTCAAAATCTTGTTTCTAGATTAATAAAACAGTTAGAAGATGAATTAAATACTGAAAAAGTTATTAATAGAAATAATTAGTTTTTAAATTTTATTTAAATGAATTTAAGTAATCAAATTGAGCTTGCTTTGAAAGTTCATCATATCCCCCAAAAAATTTATCATCTAAAAATATCTGGGGAAATGTTTCATGGTTGCTTAAAGAATTAACTTTTTGAAAGTCTTTATCATTTTCAATTAGGACCACTTCATGCGGAATAGATAATGAATCGAGTAATCTAAGGCTTCTTTTCGACCATGGACAACTTTTTAGAATATATGCTTTCACTCGAGCTTGTTTTTTTATTGAGTTTTGATTTGAAATATTAATAGTTTTGTTTTCAAAAGAGACTAATAATATATCAGTTCCTTTTTTAACAATCGAACCCTCCTCTAAATGCCCCCCTATAACATTACATCTCTCATCAGCGAAACTTAAATGGAGATGAACAACTCCTTTATTAAAATGTCCATTTAGAGATACTATTTCTAGATTACCTTCAAATATATTAACTTTTTGATCCCCAGGACACTGAATACAAGCCTTACTAAGATTGCCTACTACGCCGGAGACATACCCATATAGATTATTTAAAAATGAAAATTCTTTAATACAAATTATCAAATCAGAATCGGGACCTAGCTTTAAGCTATGAGGTTGCATTAAGGTAACTATAATGATCTAATAATATAAAATATGATGATAGCGGTTTGAAAAAGTTTTCAAATTCTTTAGGATTTTGTTAGAACCTAAAGTTAGACAAAAGTGTAAAAATTATTTTATAAAAAAAATTGTTAAACAAAAATAAAATTTTTAAAAGATTTTACTTAAATATTCCAAATATTTTGACAATATCTAGATTATTTCTAGTATTTCCTCTAATCCTATTTTTAGAACTAACCAAAACCAAATTTGTTTTTGCTTTAATTGTTCTTGGTGGAATAACTGATTATTATGATGGATTTTTTGCAAGAAAATTAAATTTAAAAACTAAGTTTGGAGCTATTCTTGACCCATTATCAGATAAAATATTTCTGTTAATACCATTAATATGGCTTTGTAAGATTAAGTTAATACCTTTTTGGTCATTATCAATAATATTATTTAGAGAATTAATAATATCTGCATTAAGAACAAGGATAAAAGATGGTTTGCCAGCCTCTCAGCTAGGAAAATATAAAACTGTTTCTTTCTTTATTTCATTATTATTATTTTTTCTACCATTTGAAATAGATTCATTTTCTAATTTAGGAATAATATTTTATTGGCTAGGGTTTATTTTATCTCTTATAACTTTAATAGATTATTTAAGAGCTAAAAAGAACTTTATCTGAGTTGTTATCAAATTCCTCGTCTTTTTTAAGATCATAATCATTAATAAAACTGTCTTTCAAACCTCTCAATAAATCAAATTTTGGTTCCCAATTTAAATCATTTTTTATTTTGGATATATCAGTTTGATAATGATTTAATCTTATCGGGAAATTCTTTCTTGATTTGGTATCTAATTTTTGAAAATCGAATTTATTTAAAAAAATATCTTTTTTATTTAAACCACAAACCTCTGCACACATATAAATTAAACCCTTGATAGTTACTCCTTTATTTCCAGAGCAGTTATATATATTATTTTTTGATTTTTCAAAATCTAAACACCTAATCATTACATCACTTAGATCGGAAACATGTCCTAACTGAGTAATCAAGGAACCATCAGCAGGAATCGGGATTGTTTTAAGATGAAAAAGTCTTTCAAAGAACCAATTTTCAATTTTATTATAATTTCCAGGACCATAAATATAAGTAGGTCTAAAACTTGTAAAAGGTATCTTTTGCTTAACTAACCAATTTTCAGTTTCGAATTTCCCTTTGTGTCTACTATTAGGGTCTAGGGGAGCATTCTCGGATAAAGGTAATTCATAATTATCTTTATAGACTCCAGCAGAACTAACATAGATATATCTATGGAAAGAATCGGCTAAAATCTCCATAAGAAGTTTAGTTTGTTCTAATTCACGACCAGATATATCGTAAATCACATCATATTTTTTATTTTTTAGTTTAAGTAAACTTTCAATGTTATTTCTATCACCTTTTATTAAATTTGTATTCTCAGGATTAGATTTATTGCCCCTTGTAAAGATATCAATATCATACTTATGATTGAGCAACTTACCTACCAAAGACTTTCCAACAAATCTTGTTCCACCCATTACAAGAATTTTCATATTTCAAAAGTATTAAACAAAAGTAGTAATCTTAATTAGAACTACATAATGAATAGTACTACTAAGAAGTAATTAATGAAAAGGATGAATCAATGAAATTAATTCCAGCAATAGATTTGATGAATGGTAAATGTGTAAGACTTTTTAAAGGTGACTTTAACAAGAGAAAAGACTTCTCTAGAAAACCTTATGAGCAAGCTAAATATTGGGAAGAACAGGGTGCAAAATGTATTCATATCGTTGATTTGGATGCCGCTAAAAGCGGATATCCATCAAATGATCAATCAATTAAAAAAATTGCCAAAGAAGTCAATATTCCTATCCAAATTGGAGGGGGTATAAGATCTTTAGAAAGGATTGAACAATTATTTTCATACGGTGTAGATAAGGTAATAATGGGTACCTCAGCTATTGAAAATAAAGAACTAGTTAAAAATCTATCAACCAAATTTCCAAGAAGAATAATTATTGGAATTGATGCAAAAGATGGGAAAGTAAGCACTAGAGGATGGATAGAACAATCAGATGTATTAGCCACAGATTTAGTAAAGGAATTTTCCAAGTTTGAAATTGCCAGTTTTATTGTCACCGACATCAATACTGATGGAACCTTAGAAGGGACAAATGAAGTTTTTATAAAAAAGATTCTTGAAATTACTGATATTCCTGTTATCGCTTCAGGAGGAGTAGGTGCAATTTCTGATTTATTGTCATTAACCAAATTTGAACATTTAGGACTATGTGGAGTAATAGTAGGAAAAGCACTTTATGAAAATAAATTTAAGATCAGTGAAGCTAATAACATATTATCTCCTGAAAGATTACAAGATATTCCAATTAATAAGGACTATTTCGCTTGAAAATACAAGAATTATTTATGTGGCACTGGTTTTTACAAGATTTGTTAGTTAATTTTGAATGAGAGGTAAACTTTGAGCATTGGAATTAATTAAGAAGAAATCACTCCTAATTATTGCTCCAAGCTTAATTGCAGAATCATTATCATTAAAATTAACTTCATTAGATAATAATTTAAATATCTCATTAAATGGTAATACTAAAGGGTTAAATCCAGATTTAATAATATGGAATATCCTTAATTACCAATCAGAAGAACTCATAAGATTGGAACTATTAAGATTAAAAGAAAGATTTGATGAATCAAAAATTCTTGTAATTTTTTCTGGTGAGCTCATAAATAAAGCAAAAGTAGCACCAACTTTAAATAGTGAAGGTTTACTTTTAAACCCTAGTGTAGATAAGGTTCTTGAATCGATAAATATCATTATAGAAGGGGGTAGAGTTTTTGATCTTTGTAATAATCCCTCAGTCAAAAACAACAAAGTAAAAGAACTTACTTTTAATCAAAAACTATTATCTTCAGGTCTTAAACAGATTGATACAGAGATTAATTATATTTTTAAATATGTAAATTCTGACTCAACCCCCGAATTTTATAAGTTTATTTTAAAAGGAAGATTAAGAGAGCTTATTACAGCTAAATCTTTTCTTATATTTTTGTGGGGTAATTCATTAGAACTTTATTCAGAAGCTATTTACACTGAGAACAAAATTAACTTTGAAAATAAAGATAATAATACTATTTTTATAAAAAATAAAAATTCAATTGAAATTTGGGATTTAATTCTTAAACGACTTAGTAAGAGATATAACACAACTAATTTTGATGTTGACTTTAATAATTCATCTATCATTTTGTCAGGAATGAAAAAAGAATTTATTTCACGTTTAATATGTAAAATGCTTGATGAACTTGATAATTTAATAAAAAACATAAAGGAAAACTATAAAGAAAAAGACTACAAAGAGGATTTCAATTCTCTTATTGAAGAACTAAGGCTTAATACTATTTCAAACATAACTGAAAGTTATTTTAGAGTTAAAAAAGATGGTGAATCCATCTCACTAAATGAATATATTCATAAAGAAGTAACCTGTAACGAAATAGATAGAGAATCTCATGATTCAATAATGTTTATCGATCCAATAATAAAAAATGAGCCAATAGATTATGACGGCAAATTTTTACCTTTATATGAAACAGAATCATTTATTGTTCTTGAAAATATAATATCTAATTGGATAATAAGAAATTGCAATTTACTAGCTTCTGAAGTATTTAATATTTGTTCAAGTTGGCCAGAATTAAGAACGATCCTCATAAATCCCCAATTGCAATCTACAAGATCCTTTGAAAGATTTAGAAATAATATTAATAACTACAATAGGTGGCATGAAAATATCTATATGCCTATTTATTTATATGAAAGTAAACGTGAATATATTGATATAATTGATTCTAAATTCACTAGATATTATAAAAATGAGAATAGAGAAAAAGAATTAGAAAATTTAGAGTGGTTTCAAAAACAAGTTACTTTATTAGTTGAAATTAGAGATGCAATAGCTCCACAGCTTGAAATTGCTGTAAAATATATTGGTAACCTTTTAGTGAGTTTCTTAACAAAAGTAGTTGGCAAAGCTATTGGATTGGTTGGGAAAGGCATCTTACAAGGTTTAGGTAGATCTAGTACAAAATAAAATTCCAAACTTTAATGAAGCTATTTCAATCAATACTTATTTTATTAATCTTTTTAACTTCTTATCCAGTTAATGCTAGTAGAGATAGTGATAGTTATGACGGAAATATTTTTCCAATATATGCAGGAAATGGTGCAGTAGTACCTCCTCAAACAACTATTGAAGAATCTTTAAAAAACGAAAGGGTTTCTGTTTTGTTTTTTTATCTTGATGATAGCTCTGATAGTAAAGCTATGGCACCAGTTATTTCTGGTTTAGATCTAATATGGAGAAATAATATTGACTTGATAGCTATTACCACAGATGAATTACAAAGCGATAACTCAGAAACAGACTTATATCAACCCAAGCACTATTGGAATGGTTTAATCCCTCAGACTATAATTTTGGATAGCAATGGACAAGTTAGATTTGACATGAATGGCATGGTTAATATTGATGATCTGAATAAAGTTATTGGTGAATTAAAAGGAATAGATATAAGCGATTCTTCATTCTCAGTTGAAAGCTTTAACGAATATAACAGTATAATTTCAGAGAAAAAATGATCCCTAATTAGTTTTTTAAATAAGAATCACATGTTTATACTAAATATATTTTTCATATTTTTATTGATATTAATTATTTCTGATTTATTTATTAAATACTTCCCAAAAACAAATTTAGTTTTACTCCCTGTAGATTTTAAAGTAAGAAAAAAGGAAAATAACAGTGAGGTGATTATTGATTTAAAAATAGTCAATAAAAGTAAATCTAAAGAAACTATGGTTTCTAACCTTAATATAGATTTAGATTTTTTTAAAAGTAAAAATAATCAATATCTTAAAGAGTTGGATTATGAACAAAGTATTTATATTTATTCTGGATCCTCAAAAAAAAATATAAATAATTATTGGCCAACAACAATTATACAAACAAACTCAAAACTGTTTATACAAGTAATTATAAAATTCAAAGATAGTGATTTGAGAAACAAAATTAAATATATATGGTTAAAAGTGTTTTGGGATAATTACGGTCATTTTGGAATAACTAAAAAGCAAGATGGTTTATTAGTTAACTTGAATCAACATAATCAAAACAAAAAAGAGCTAATTCATATTCCTCTGAAACAAAATTTCAAAGCTATAGCTGTTAAAACTGATTTGCTTGGATCATTTGATAATCCAATAGAAACTGTTATGAAATACTGTAAAAACGTCGTAAGAAAAAATGATATTTTAACCATAGGTGAGACACCGTTGGCAATAATGCAAGGTAGGTATATATCTCCTCAAAATTTAGAATATAGTACATTTTCAAAAATATTATGTTATTTTTTCCACCCAACAAGTAGTTTGGCAACGGCTTGTGGAATGCAATTACTAATCGATAAAATAGGAGTGACTCGGATAACTCTTTCCTTGCTTTTGGGAGTGCTTTTTAAGTGTATTGGAGTAAAAGGAATATTTTATAAATTAACAGGTTTTGAATCCTCACTAATAGATGACATTAGTGGGACAGTTGTTCCTTATGACAAAAGCATAGTTATGGGTCCAATTAAGACTAAATTATTTTGTGATAAGTTATCAAAACAGCTTGGTGTAGAAGTGGCAGTAGTTGATGTTAATGATCTTGGTGGTGTGAAAATATTAGCATGTTCAAATAATTCATTGAATAATATACTCAATGAAATCTTAAAGGTTAATCCAGCAGGCAATTCTGATGAAAAAACACCTATAGTGTTAATAAGGAAAAATCAATAAATGAAACAAGATACAAATCATGTTTTAAATTACAATGATGATAAAAAGGCAACCTTTGAGGAACTTCATATTCGTCATTTAAATTTATTATTAGATTTAAGAAGTAAAAAGCTAAATAATTGGTTTTTAAAAATGGCGATTATAAACACTTTTGATGACTTAAAGATTTTTTTAAATCACTTAAAAAAAAATAAACATAAATGCATTATTGCGATTAAAGAAAAAAAAATTATAGGTTATTTAAATATATTTCCCCTAAACGATAAAGGAACTTGTTTAAAAATATCAAACCCTAATCTAATAAAGATTAATTCCTCTATAAATGAAAAAGATTTGATAGTGGGATTGATTAAGAAAGCAATCTCAATTACAGATATGAAAACTTCAAGCTGGGTTATTAATTCTGATTTAGAAAATAATCACCTTATTTCAAGCGCGCGAGAATTAGGTTTTCAACCACTAGATAAGGTTAAACTTTGGAGTAAAAATAAAATTAATAAATCTATTAATAATGCAAATAAAAATTCTTATTCAATTGATGAATTTCAAAAAATTAATAAATTAAATTTTATAAATGTACTTAACTTTATTCGTTCAAATCAATCGCCTTTAACAAGAGCAATTTTGGATCTTAGTCAAAAAGACATCTCGAATAGAAATGATTTAAATAGTGGTGCTGTAATTTATAGTGATTCGGTATTATGTACAATCTTAAAAGATATAAATTTTCAAGATAGTAGAATTTATACTTTAACCATTGGCAGATGTTGGGATAATAGATTAAATCCTATTTTAAAAGACATCTTAAATAATTTTTTTGAAAAATCTCCTCAGTCGATAATTAAAACTCATGAAGAGAATACTGAATTAAATTCTTATCTAGAAAATTCTGGTTTTACAGATAAATTCCAAGAAATTATCCTTGTTAGAAATACTATTATTAGGAATGAATATAAACAGACTAATAAAATAAACCAATCATTAGAATCAATTTTTGGAAAATTAAATCCGCAAGGCAATGCTTACCCATCTCCATTTCCTTTGAAGTCCAAGTGAAATATTCTAAGCCTAAATCTAAATCAATATTAAGTTTAGATATAGGGACAAAAAGAATAGGATTAGCCTATTGTGATTCACTATTTATTACGGTAAATATTCTTCCTGCATTAAGGAGAGAAAAAAACAAGAATGAGTTCAAAACTATTAAAAGCCACATTAAAAAACTTAATTTAACTGGTTTTATTGTTGGCTTACCACTTGATGATAAAGGGAGAATGACATCTCAAGCTTTTGATTGCAAAACTTATGGGGAATATCTTTTTAATGAGTTAAAACTCCCATTCTCCTTTGTTAACGAACATAGTTCAACTTGGGAATCAGAAAACAGATTCGGGGTCAAGAAAGATAAATCAGGGCTTATCGATAGCTTATCTGCCAAAGTAATTCTTGAACAATGGATTCAGGAAGGTCCTGAGTTAAAAGAATTAATGGGTAATAAACAAATATAATATTAGTATAAATCTATATAAGTTAAATCAAAAATGAACGATCATAAATCCCAAGATAATTACGAGGCTCAGACTCTTATTTTAAATGACTCAAATGGAAATGAATTATTTTGTTATCTCGAACAAATTGTAAAAGTTGAAGAAAAAGAATATGCATTATTAACACCAGTTGATACTCCAGTAAGTCTTTTTAAAATAAATGATAAAGAGGAACCAGAATTAATTGAAAAAATTGAGAAAAATGAACAGGTTTTAAAGAATGCTGATGCCGTACTTCAAGAACATGATCTGAAACTTATAAGGTCCGCTGTAACATTAACTGTATCAGGGGAACTCGAAGAGCCTATTTATGATGAGTTAGAAGAAGATGAACTTGATGATGAAAGTGAGACATATGAATTACTTGTAAGTTTTAATTTGTTAGAGCAAGAATACGGATTATATATCCCTTTAGATCCTTTTTTTATTGTTGGAAAAATTATAGGGAAAGGGGCCTCACTAATTGAGGACGATGAGTTTGATAAAGTCCAGCCTTTAATCGAGTCTGAGTTGGAAAAGAGTAGTTTGTAAAATAATGAATTCTTTTGTAAAAGCCGATTGGGATTCTAAACTACCCATATATGAGATATCTCATTTAAAACTACAAAAAGAAGGAATTAAAAGCTTATTAATTGATGTTGATGGTACATTATTAAGCCGACAATCAAATGTAATTCCAATAAATGTTAAAAATTGGATCAAGGAATCAAAAAAGTTATTCTCTATGTATTTAATAAGTAATAACCCTTCTGATAAACGTATTAGAAAGATAGCCAAGGAATTAGATCTCAGATATAAATCAAACGCACTAAAACCAAGAAAAAAAATTACTTTAGATGTAATTTCAGAAATCAAAGAGGATTCGCGAAACATCGCTATAATCGGAGATCGAATCTTTACGGATATAATCGTAGGAAATAGATGTAATATCCAGACGATCTTAGTAAAAAGATTAAGCAGAGAGGGTTTGCCGATAAAAATAAATTTAACATTAATACTAGAAAAATTGATTTCTACTTTTTTAAAATGAAAACGTGGGTCGTTAAAGTTGGTACTAGTATTCTCAGAGGGACAAATGAGAAATCTACAGAACAAGTAATAGAAAGTTTATGTAAATCTTTAACAAGTTTTATTTTGAGGGGTAATAAAGTGGTTCTAGTAACCAGTGGAGCAGTTGGATTAGGATGTAATAAATTAAATTTGAATAGAAGGCCAAAGGAACTTAGTTCTCTACAAGCTGTAGCTGCTGTAGGACAAGTAAATTTAATGACTTTGTATGATAAAACAATGAAAAAGCTAGGTCATAATATAGCACAAATACTCATAACAAAAACTGATTTCAATTCGCGTGAGTCTTTCAATAATGCATCCAAAACATTTAAAAAATTAATTGATCTTAATGTCATCCCGATAGTTAATGAAAATGATTCTATTGCTAATGAAGAGCTAAAATATGGAGATAATGATACTCTCTCTGCATTAGTTGCTTTAGCAATTAATGCAAATAAGCTTATTTTATTAACTGATATAGAAAATTTATATTCTAAAGATCCCAGAAATAATAAGGATGCTCATCCAATAAGAGAAGTTAATACTAATGAATTAAAAATTATTAGAGATAAAAATAATAAAATTTATAATAATGAATGGGGGACAGGAGGCATTACTACAAAACTTATTGCTGCTGAAATTGCTACAAAAGGAGGAATAGAAGTTCAATTGGCCGATGGCAGAAATGAAAATAATTTAATAGATATTTTTAATGATAAAAAAATAGGTACAATATTTCATCCTTTAGATAAACCTGTTGGTAATAAAAAAAATTGGTTATCTCATGCGATTAAAACTGTTGGAGAAATTACTTTAGATGAAGGTGCATGTTTAGCTATTGTAAAAAAAGGAGCGTCTCTTTTAGTCGTTGGAGTTAAAGAAGTAGAGGGAGATTTTACGGTTAATCAAGCTGTTAGAATTGTAAATACAGATAAGAAAGAAGTCGCAAAAGGTATAACATCAATGAGTAGTGATTCTCTAAAAAGAATTTTAAATAAAAAAGAAACCATTAATTCATCAATGATAGTGGTACATAGAGATGTTCTTGCTCTTTCTTAAAAAATAAATTAAAAAATGTTATTAAGTAAATTGGTTGATCTTATAAAAAGTGGAAATTCAAACTTTATTAAAGCAAATATATTTGAAAATATAGATATACAAAATGCTGCTTCTTTAGATGTCGCATCAAAAAACCAAATATCCTTTTTAGAAGAAAACAATATATTAAAAGAGAATTTAGGTAGAACTGCCGTTTCAGCAATTATCACATTTAACAATAGTGAAATATTAGGTTTACTTGAATCAAAAAATATTTCAAATATAGTTGTAGAAAATCCCAGAATCGCATTTGCAGAAGTATTAAATTACCTTTATGAACAAATCAATTTCAACCCAGGTATTGATGATTCGGTTGTCATGAAAGAATCTTCAAAACTAGGAGAAAATTGTTATCTAGGACCAAATGTTTACATTGGCGAAAATACAGTAATTGGTAATAATAATAAGATTTTCCCCGGCACAACTATTTTAGGAAATGTCCGATTAGGAGATAACAATATAATTCATCCGAATTGTGTGATTTACGAAAATACAAGAATTGAAAATAATTGCGTTATAAATTCGAATACTGTTATTGGTTCTGAAGGATTTGGTTTTATTCCGCAAGATGGCAAATGGATTAAAATGCCTCAAAAAGGTTCAGTAATAATAAAGAGCTTTGTAGAAATCGGGACAAACTGTTGTGTTGATAGGCCATCTGTCGGAAATACATTGATTGATGAAGGGACTAAAATAGATAACTTAGTTCAAATAGGTCATGGAGTTAAAATAGGGAAAAATTGTGCTTTAGCAGCTCAAGTTGGCATAGCAGGAGGTGCGGTTATTGGGGATGGAGTTATACTTGCCGGACAAGTAGGGGTTAATAATAGAGTTAAAGTTGGTAATAATGTAATAGCAAGCTCAAAATGCGGGATACATTGTGATATTGAAGATGGAGAAGTTGTAAGTGGTTTCCCAGCCATGAAAAATAAATCATGGTTAAGAAGTTCAAGTATTTTTAAAAAATTGCCTGAATTAGCAAAAAAGCTTCGACAACTAGACAAGAAATAAATTATTCTCTTAATAAACCAACAATAAAATGAAGAAATATAAAGTTGTTTTACTTTCTGGAGATGGTATAGGACCTGAAATATCAGAAATTTCTTCAGAAATATTAAAAAAACTATCTCATAAATATTCTTTTGATATTGAGATTAAAGAAGAATATTTTGGTGGAATAGCTTACGAAAAGTATAAAGATCCAGCTCCGAAAGCGACATTAGATCAGTGCAAATCAAGTGATGCAGTTCTTTTAGCTTGTGTGGGAGATTTGAAATATGATTCTTTACCAAGAGAATTACGACCAGAAAGTGGTTTACTTAAATTAAGATCTGCGCTGAATTTATTCGCTAATATAAGACCGGTAAAAATAAGAAAATCACTTTTAGATGCCAGCTCTTTAAAAAAAGAAATCATTGAAGATGTAGATTTAGTCGTAGTAAGAGAATTAATAAGTGGAATATATTTTGGACAGCCCAGGGGACAAATTACTAACACTAAAGTTAAAAAAGCTTTTAATA comes from the Prochlorococcus marinus str. MIT 9515 genome and includes:
- a CDS encoding PCC domain-containing protein, which translates into the protein MQPHSLKLGPDSDLIICIKEFSFLNNLYGYVSGVVGNLSKACIQCPGDQKVNIFEGNLEIVSLNGHFNKGVVHLHLSFADERCNVIGGHLEEGSIVKKGTDILLVSFENKTINISNQNSIKKQARVKAYILKSCPWSKRSLRLLDSLSIPHEVVLIENDKDFQKVNSLSNHETFPQIFLDDKFFGGYDELSKQAQFDYLNSFK
- the pgsA gene encoding CDP-diacylglycerol--glycerol-3-phosphate 3-phosphatidyltransferase, producing MLNKNKIFKRFYLNIPNILTISRLFLVFPLILFLELTKTKFVFALIVLGGITDYYDGFFARKLNLKTKFGAILDPLSDKIFLLIPLIWLCKIKLIPFWSLSIILFRELIISALRTRIKDGLPASQLGKYKTVSFFISLLLFFLPFEIDSFSNLGIIFYWLGFILSLITLIDYLRAKKNFI
- a CDS encoding NAD-dependent epimerase/dehydratase family protein encodes the protein MKILVMGGTRFVGKSLVGKLLNHKYDIDIFTRGNKSNPENTNLIKGDRNNIESLLKLKNKKYDVIYDISGRELEQTKLLMEILADSFHRYIYVSSAGVYKDNYELPLSENAPLDPNSRHKGKFETENWLVKQKIPFTSFRPTYIYGPGNYNKIENWFFERLFHLKTIPIPADGSLITQLGHVSDLSDVMIRCLDFEKSKNNIYNCSGNKGVTIKGLIYMCAEVCGLNKKDIFLNKFDFQKLDTKSRKNFPIRLNHYQTDISKIKNDLNWEPKFDLLRGLKDSFINDYDLKKDEEFDNNSDKVLFSS
- the hisA gene encoding 1-(5-phosphoribosyl)-5-[(5-phosphoribosylamino)methylideneamino]imidazole-4-carboxamide isomerase — translated: MKLIPAIDLMNGKCVRLFKGDFNKRKDFSRKPYEQAKYWEEQGAKCIHIVDLDAAKSGYPSNDQSIKKIAKEVNIPIQIGGGIRSLERIEQLFSYGVDKVIMGTSAIENKELVKNLSTKFPRRIIIGIDAKDGKVSTRGWIEQSDVLATDLVKEFSKFEIASFIVTDINTDGTLEGTNEVFIKKILEITDIPVIASGGVGAISDLLSLTKFEHLGLCGVIVGKALYENKFKISEANNILSPERLQDIPINKDYFA
- a CDS encoding DUF3685 domain-containing protein, which translates into the protein MELIKKKSLLIIAPSLIAESLSLKLTSLDNNLNISLNGNTKGLNPDLIIWNILNYQSEELIRLELLRLKERFDESKILVIFSGELINKAKVAPTLNSEGLLLNPSVDKVLESINIIIEGGRVFDLCNNPSVKNNKVKELTFNQKLLSSGLKQIDTEINYIFKYVNSDSTPEFYKFILKGRLRELITAKSFLIFLWGNSLELYSEAIYTENKINFENKDNNTIFIKNKNSIEIWDLILKRLSKRYNTTNFDVDFNNSSIILSGMKKEFISRLICKMLDELDNLIKNIKENYKEKDYKEDFNSLIEELRLNTISNITESYFRVKKDGESISLNEYIHKEVTCNEIDRESHDSIMFIDPIIKNEPIDYDGKFLPLYETESFIVLENIISNWIIRNCNLLASEVFNICSSWPELRTILINPQLQSTRSFERFRNNINNYNRWHENIYMPIYLYESKREYIDIIDSKFTRYYKNENREKELENLEWFQKQVTLLVEIRDAIAPQLEIAVKYIGNLLVSFLTKVVGKAIGLVGKGILQGLGRSSTK
- a CDS encoding thylakoid membrane photosystem I accumulation factor; this encodes MKLFQSILILLIFLTSYPVNASRDSDSYDGNIFPIYAGNGAVVPPQTTIEESLKNERVSVLFFYLDDSSDSKAMAPVISGLDLIWRNNIDLIAITTDELQSDNSETDLYQPKHYWNGLIPQTIILDSNGQVRFDMNGMVNIDDLNKVIGELKGIDISDSSFSVESFNEYNSIISEKK
- the ruvX gene encoding Holliday junction resolvase RuvX; protein product: MKYSKPKSKSILSLDIGTKRIGLAYCDSLFITVNILPALRREKNKNEFKTIKSHIKKLNLTGFIVGLPLDDKGRMTSQAFDCKTYGEYLFNELKLPFSFVNEHSSTWESENRFGVKKDKSGLIDSLSAKVILEQWIQEGPELKELMGNKQI
- a CDS encoding DUF3727 domain-containing protein, with product MNDHKSQDNYEAQTLILNDSNGNELFCYLEQIVKVEEKEYALLTPVDTPVSLFKINDKEEPELIEKIEKNEQVLKNADAVLQEHDLKLIRSAVTLTVSGELEEPIYDELEEDELDDESETYELLVSFNLLEQEYGLYIPLDPFFIVGKIIGKGASLIEDDEFDKVQPLIESELEKSSL
- a CDS encoding YqeG family HAD IIIA-type phosphatase; its protein translation is MNSFVKADWDSKLPIYEISHLKLQKEGIKSLLIDVDGTLLSRQSNVIPINVKNWIKESKKLFSMYLISNNPSDKRIRKIAKELDLRYKSNALKPRKKITLDVISEIKEDSRNIAIIGDRIFTDIIVGNRCNIQTILVKRLSREGLPIKINLTLILEKLISTFLK
- the proB gene encoding glutamate 5-kinase, with the protein product MKTWVVKVGTSILRGTNEKSTEQVIESLCKSLTSFILRGNKVVLVTSGAVGLGCNKLNLNRRPKELSSLQAVAAVGQVNLMTLYDKTMKKLGHNIAQILITKTDFNSRESFNNASKTFKKLIDLNVIPIVNENDSIANEELKYGDNDTLSALVALAINANKLILLTDIENLYSKDPRNNKDAHPIREVNTNELKIIRDKNNKIYNNEWGTGGITTKLIAAEIATKGGIEVQLADGRNENNLIDIFNDKKIGTIFHPLDKPVGNKKNWLSHAIKTVGEITLDEGACLAIVKKGASLLVVGVKEVEGDFTVNQAVRIVNTDKKEVAKGITSMSSDSLKRILNKKETINSSMIVVHRDVLALS
- the lpxD gene encoding UDP-3-O-(3-hydroxymyristoyl)glucosamine N-acyltransferase is translated as MLLSKLVDLIKSGNSNFIKANIFENIDIQNAASLDVASKNQISFLEENNILKENLGRTAVSAIITFNNSEILGLLESKNISNIVVENPRIAFAEVLNYLYEQINFNPGIDDSVVMKESSKLGENCYLGPNVYIGENTVIGNNNKIFPGTTILGNVRLGDNNIIHPNCVIYENTRIENNCVINSNTVIGSEGFGFIPQDGKWIKMPQKGSVIIKSFVEIGTNCCVDRPSVGNTLIDEGTKIDNLVQIGHGVKIGKNCALAAQVGIAGGAVIGDGVILAGQVGVNNRVKVGNNVIASSKCGIHCDIEDGEVVSGFPAMKNKSWLRSSSIFKKLPELAKKLRQLDKK